From Bradyrhizobium symbiodeficiens, the proteins below share one genomic window:
- a CDS encoding enoyl-CoA hydratase-related protein translates to MPNGNVVLTEERGTRVINLRRPGKKNAITQDMYREMSRAIDTAQNNPDIRCMIITGGSGVFTAGDDIDDFLHADTARPETLSEGAKFLYSLALNVKPIIAAVDGASIGMGTVMLFHCDYVLASNAATFSAPYIHLGLVPVGAASLLMPNTMGYQRAFAMLVMGRTFSAAEAHAAGFVNTVVSPGHTEVEARKVARDICRLPAEAVATSRKLLRAPAEELTRRIDQEGHLFGERLKSDEAVAAFNAFASRKKR, encoded by the coding sequence ATGCCGAACGGCAACGTCGTCCTCACCGAGGAACGCGGAACGCGCGTGATCAACTTGCGCCGGCCGGGCAAGAAGAACGCCATCACCCAGGACATGTATCGGGAAATGAGCCGCGCGATCGACACCGCGCAGAACAACCCCGACATCCGCTGCATGATCATCACCGGCGGCTCCGGCGTGTTCACCGCTGGCGACGACATCGACGATTTCTTGCACGCCGACACCGCGCGCCCCGAGACGCTGTCGGAGGGCGCCAAGTTTCTCTATTCGCTCGCCCTCAACGTCAAGCCGATCATCGCCGCCGTCGACGGCGCCTCGATCGGAATGGGCACCGTGATGCTGTTCCACTGCGACTACGTGCTGGCTTCGAACGCTGCGACCTTCTCCGCGCCCTACATCCATCTCGGGCTGGTGCCGGTCGGCGCCGCCAGCCTCCTGATGCCGAACACGATGGGATATCAGCGCGCCTTCGCGATGCTGGTGATGGGGCGGACTTTCTCCGCCGCGGAGGCGCACGCGGCAGGCTTCGTCAACACCGTGGTATCGCCGGGACATACCGAGGTCGAGGCGCGCAAGGTGGCGCGCGATATCTGCCGGCTGCCCGCCGAGGCGGTCGCAACCTCCCGCAAATTGCTGCGCGCGCCGGCCGAAGAACTCACCCGCCGCATCGACCAGGAAGGCCATCTGTTCGGCGAGCGGCTGAAGTCGGACGAAGCGGTGGCGGCATTCAACGCGTTCGCGAGCCGGAAGAAGCGGTAG